In a single window of the Pseudanabaena sp. BC1403 genome:
- a CDS encoding peroxiredoxin, protein MAVIETVPSVVFKTRVRDESVEGPNPYRWEDKTTQDLFAGKKVVVFSLPGAFTPTCSSNHLPRYEELYEEFKALGVDAVICISVNDAFVMFKWGKEIGAKNVFLLPDGAGEFTRKMGMLVDKSNIGFGLRSWRYSMLVNDSKIEKIFVEPGFADNAGSDPFEVSDADTMLAYLKGAEATGVSAPRLAFVG, encoded by the coding sequence ATGGCAGTTATTGAAACCGTACCAAGCGTTGTTTTTAAGACTCGTGTACGTGATGAATCTGTTGAAGGTCCTAACCCATATCGTTGGGAAGACAAAACTACTCAAGATCTTTTTGCTGGCAAAAAAGTAGTAGTTTTCTCTCTACCTGGTGCATTTACTCCTACCTGCTCATCCAATCACTTACCTCGTTACGAAGAGCTTTATGAAGAATTTAAGGCTCTAGGTGTTGACGCAGTCATTTGTATTTCCGTTAACGATGCTTTCGTTATGTTCAAATGGGGCAAGGAAATCGGTGCTAAGAATGTATTCTTGCTTCCTGATGGCGCTGGTGAATTTACCCGCAAGATGGGAATGCTTGTTGACAAATCTAATATTGGTTTCGGACTTCGCTCTTGGCGCTATTCGATGTTAGTCAATGACTCTAAGATCGAAAAGATTTTCGTAGAGCCAGGCTTCGCTGATAATGCTGGTAGCGATCCTTTTGAAGTGTCTGACGCTGACACGATGTTGGCTTACCTTAAGGGTGCTGAAGCTACTGGTGTGTCTGCTCCTCGCTTAGCATTTGTCGGTTAA
- a CDS encoding Fur family transcriptional regulator, with protein sequence MQKQADRVVQILKSKGLRVTPQRFAVYANLLERLDHPTADQILNDLNQDAPTSSQATVYLSLQTLRDAGLVREVLLEQGVCRYDANVEPHHHFRCKCCGKIEDIEWDAFEGLSFRKLRVGLKVDSYEVTVNGVCDRCQD encoded by the coding sequence ATGCAAAAGCAAGCAGATCGGGTTGTCCAAATCTTAAAATCTAAGGGGTTGCGCGTTACGCCACAACGTTTTGCGGTATATGCAAATTTACTTGAGCGTCTAGATCATCCAACTGCCGACCAGATCCTAAATGATTTAAACCAAGATGCACCAACTTCTTCTCAGGCAACCGTTTACCTCTCGCTCCAGACCTTGCGTGATGCAGGATTAGTGCGAGAAGTTTTATTGGAGCAGGGTGTATGCCGTTATGATGCCAATGTAGAGCCACATCATCATTTTCGGTGCAAATGTTGCGGCAAGATTGAAGATATTGAGTGGGATGCTTTTGAAGGTTTAAGTTTTCGGAAACTTCGTGTAGGTCTAAAAGTTGATAGCTACGAGGTAACTGTTAATGGGGTCTGCGATCGCTGTCAAGATTAA
- a CDS encoding DUF948 domain-containing protein, producing MSEAIFLLGLSFLLVVVCLTILLLTAIPAFQELAKAANSIIRLADTLTRELPATLEAIRMTGLELSELSDELNQGAKSAGEAVKQVNDGIKGVRQGASSASIATKSAFAGLKAGLKSLGRPRRQKRSPSDLYSENLRSSNPPSEDLDESEDNMTRQNRLVTPDEMRSEGFMGDLTPDED from the coding sequence ATGTCAGAAGCGATCTTTCTGCTAGGTTTGTCATTTTTATTGGTGGTCGTTTGTCTGACGATTCTTTTGCTAACAGCAATTCCTGCTTTTCAGGAATTGGCAAAAGCAGCTAATAGTATCATTCGCCTAGCTGACACCTTAACGCGGGAGTTACCTGCGACACTAGAAGCAATTCGGATGACTGGGCTAGAGCTAAGTGAGTTAAGCGATGAACTCAACCAAGGGGCAAAAAGTGCTGGCGAGGCTGTGAAGCAAGTAAATGATGGAATCAAGGGTGTGCGTCAAGGTGCGTCTAGTGCTTCGATCGCAACTAAAAGTGCATTTGCTGGCTTAAAAGCTGGATTAAAATCCCTCGGTCGTCCTCGCCGTCAAAAGCGATCGCCTTCGGATTTATATTCAGAAAATTTACGATCCAGTAATCCTCCTTCCGAAGACTTAGATGAAAGCGAAGATAATATGACTAGACAAAATCGACTAGTTACACCTGATGAAATGAGATCTGAGGGCTTTATGGGAGATTTGACCCCAGATGAAGATTAA
- a CDS encoding VOC family protein, whose product MTTLNRLEHVNLACHDIKASQAFYQVLFPDWYVRAEDLHDQRPWVHLGDDQFYVCLNHTPNLKRVHAIYENIGVNHVGFVINNGEAIKVRLEENKIEYYILNAPETKHRIYVSDPDGNEIELVEYNSDYRLR is encoded by the coding sequence ATGACTACTCTAAATCGTTTAGAACATGTCAACTTAGCTTGTCACGATATTAAAGCTAGCCAAGCTTTCTATCAAGTTTTATTCCCTGATTGGTATGTTCGTGCCGAGGATCTTCACGATCAAAGACCTTGGGTTCATTTGGGTGACGACCAGTTTTATGTTTGTTTAAACCACACCCCAAATTTAAAAAGGGTTCATGCAATCTATGAAAATATCGGTGTGAACCATGTCGGATTTGTGATTAACAATGGTGAAGCGATCAAAGTCCGACTGGAAGAAAATAAGATTGAATACTACATTCTTAATGCACCAGAAACCAAGCATCGCATTTACGTCAGTGATCCAGATGGCAATGAGATTGAATTAGTTGAATACAACTCTGACTACAGGCTTCGCTAG